A genomic window from Triticum urartu cultivar G1812 chromosome 7, Tu2.1, whole genome shotgun sequence includes:
- the LOC125520448 gene encoding LOW QUALITY PROTEIN: probable disease resistance protein At1g58602 (The sequence of the model RefSeq protein was modified relative to this genomic sequence to represent the inferred CDS: substituted 1 base at 1 genomic stop codon) — protein MAQSAVSTVLRSVGSLAVQETTFLCAVNLEVGLLKDELMRLKAYLKDVDSKWRSGNARVTVLVSQIRDAAYEAQNIIEAADHMEKRNRLKKGFMGAISRYARLPTDLVTLRKIGVEIQHVRRKLNEIFASAEKLNINLDNNVLVEDESPQDDGPIRQNSEDDAVMVGFEDERKEIVDKLVDNDYLLSVVSIVSMGGAGKTTLARKVYTSSRVKEHFDTLAWVTVSQKFKGVDLLKDIMKQITGHKDKSVDQMKEYEVGKKINEFLSQKRYLVVLDDVWETDTWEQLNRTIKVFPDETNGSRVLLTTXKEDVATHVQMPTYVHHLKKLDEEKSWELFSCKALPSYRRSVIRDVDEFEKLGRNLAKKCDGLPLALGVLGGYLSKNLNAQIWSDILSDWPATKDGQMMSVILARSYKDLPNHHLRSCLLYFAAFPEDYEIYVPHLIELWIAESFIPHTPNHTLEETARSYVTELAQRSLVQVVCRSRAHGWIERIRIHDILHDWCIEEARQDGFLDTSNKTSGQAGASSSSDNLMSYRFSFQTLSDQILHVMPNVRSLLDFGLSSVSLPKLRFLRVLCIENSALKDFSSVIGGCIHLRLLRLRYCEGVALPSSVGKLLYLQTIELKNRSLDSQVPNSLWDIPTLRHVYLHNGFSLPPPARSVRLQLKELQSFVLHLAPVGTDFRCHDMMIFLGQLNQLTTFSLYMDPNIPAEVINIFPNMSHLVSISLYEFDVLDKLPAEFPQSVRHLMLHANVIKQDPMPILEELPCLVELELSGYKGQTMICSAQGFPRLQELELCNFSTEEWRMEEGAMPKLFHLKLESCRKMSKLPEGLLHLPSLGHLTLSYMPQISEDDITRKELRQKGCEVEI, from the exons ATGGCGCAGTCGGCTGTGAGCACCGTGCTCAGGAGCGTGGGCAGTCTTGCAGTCCAGGAGACCACATTCTTGTGTGCAGTCAACCTTGAAGTGGGGTTGTTGAAAGATGAACTGATGAGGTTGAAGGCCTACCTCAAAGATGTTGATAGCAAGTGGAGATCAGGAAATGCAAGGGTTACAGTCTTGGTGAGCCAGATCAGGGATGCGGCTTATGAAGCTCAGAACATCATTGAAGCTGCAGATCACATGGAGAAGAGAAACAGGCTCAAGAAGGGATTCATGGGTGCTATTTCAAGGTATGCTCGCCTACCGACTGACTTGGTCACCCTTCGTAAAATCGGTGTTGAAATTCAACATGTAAGAAGGAAGCTCAATGAGATTTTTGCAAGTGCGGAAAAGCTGAATATTAATTTGGATAATAATGTTCTCGTTGAGGATGAGTCTCCACAAGATGATGGTCCTATACGTCAAAACTCTGAAGATGATGCTGTCATGGTTGGTTTTGAGGATGAGCGCAAAGAAATAGTGGACAAGTTAGTTGACAATGATTACCTGCTTAGTGTTGTGTCTATAGTTTCCATGGGCGGGGCAGGAAAAACAACACTTGCTAGAAAGGTCTACACTTCATCTAGAGTTAAGGAGCACTTTGACACACTTGCTTGGGTGACTGTATCTCAAAAGTTCAAGGGTGTTGATTTGCTAAAAGATATTATGAAACAAATCACAGGGCACAAGGACAAGTCAGTTGACCAAATGAAGGAGTATGAGGTGGGAAAGAAGATCAATGAATTTCTGTCACAAAAGAGGTACTTAGTAGTTCTTGATGACGTTTGGGAAACAGATACATGGGAGCAATTAAACAGAACGATTAAAGTCTTTCCAGATGAAACTAATGGTAGTAGAGTGCTGTTAACCACATGAAAAGAAGATGTTGCAACCCATGTTCAGATGCCAACCTATGTTCATCATTTGAAGAAGTTAGATGAAGAGAAAAGTTGGGAACTATTTAGTTGCAAAGCTTTACCATCATACAGAAGGTCTGTCATACGTGATGTGGACGAGTTTGAAAAACTTGGGAGAAACCTTGCAAAGAAATGTGATGGATTGCCGCTTGCACTTGGAGTTTTGGGAGGTTATCTGTCTAAAAATCTAAATGCACAAATATGGTCCGATATACTCTCTGATTGGCCAGCAACCAAGGATGGACAAATGATGAGTGTCATACTGGCACGCAGTTACAAGGACCTACCAAATCATCATTTGAGATCTTGTTTACTTTATTTTGCTGCTTTTCCCGAGGATTATGAAATATATGTGCCGCATCTTATTGAGTTGTGGATAGCAGAAAGTTTCATTCCGCATACACCAAACCATACACTAGAAGAAACAGCACGGAGCTATGTAACCGAGTTGGCTCAGAGAAGCTTGGTCCAAGTTGTTTGCAGAAGTCGGgcacatggatggatagagagaATAAGGATTCACGATATCTTACATGACTGGTGCATAGAAGAAGCAAGACAAGATGGTTTTCTCGATACCAGCAACAAAACTTCAG GCCAAGCTGGTGCATCATCATCGTCTGACAACTTGATGTCTTATCGTTTTAGTTTTCAAACTTTGAGTGATCAGATTTTACATGTGATGCCTAATGTCCGAAGTCTTCTTGACTTTGGACTCTCATCAGTGTCCCTTCCTAAGCTGAGATTCCTGAGAGTTCTTTGCATTGAAAATTCAGCCCTAAAAGATTTCTCCAGTGTAATTGGTGGGTGCATTCACCTAAGATTGCTTAGGTTGAGATATTGTGAAGGTGTGGCGCTCCCTTCTTCAGTTGGAAAACTCCTTTACTTGCAGACTATAGAACTAAAGAACAGGTCATTGGACTCACAAGTACCAAACTCTCTCTGGGATATCCCTACTCTAAGGCATGTTTACCTTCACAATGGGTTTTCTCTACCGCCACCTGCAAGGAGTGTGCGACTGCAGCTGAAAGAGCTACAAAGCTTTGTGTTGCATCTTGCTCCTGTTGGCACTGATTTCCGCTGTCATGACATGATGATTTTCTTGGGCCAGCTGAATCAATTAACAACCTTCTCCTTGTATATGGACCCCAATATACCAGCGGAGGTGATCAACATATTTCCAAACATGTCTCACCTGGTTAGTATTAGTCTCTACGAATTTGATGTGCTAGATAAGCTGCCTGCTGAGTTCCCACAAAGCGTACGTCATCTTATGCTACATGCTAATGTCATAAAACAAGACCCGATGCCGATCCTGGAGGAACTTCCCTGTcttgtggagttggagttgagtgGGTACAAAGGCCAGACCATGATCTGCTCTGCCCAAGGGTTTCCTCGGCTGCAAGAGTTAGAACTATGTAATTTTTCCACCGAGGAGTGGAGGATGGAGGAAGGGGCAATGCCAAAGCTCTTCCACCTGAAACTTGAGTCGTGCAGGAAGATGAGCAAGCTCCCCGAGGGGTTGCTGCACCTTCCATCCCTCGGTCACCTGACGCTGAGCTATATGCCCCAGATTTCTGAAGATGACATCACACGAAAGGAGCTGCGGCAGAAAGGATGCGAG GTGGAGATATAG